GCCCTGGGAGGCGCAGGCGGTGGATCGGCTGCGCCGGCGCGGTCTGGTGGTGCTCACCCGGCGACCGGGTGCCCCGGCCAGCCCGCTGGTGGCGACCGACCCGCAGCCGAGTGCCGTCTGAGCGTGCGGGGACGACCGGGACTGGAGCAGGACAGCCGAGGATGAGCGAGAACCCGAACGCGCCGCTGGGCGCGCCCTGGCCCCGGCCGCAGCAGGTGGCCCCGCCCGCGCCCGCCCCCGAATCGGCACCGCAACCCACCCCGCCGCCCTCGCCGCAGCGCCGGTGGCGGATAGTGGCCCTGGTGGCCGGCCTGGTCGTGTTGCTGGGGCTGACCGGATTCACCATCACGCGTTACGTCCTGCGGCAGCCGCCGCCCCCGAAGCCGCCTTCGCAGCCGTTCGACATCGGCGGGGCGTACGCGCGCGTACGCCCCGGTGTGGCGAACGTCGAAGCGGTGCTGGCCACCGGCCAGGGGGTCGCCTCCGGCACCGGGATCGTGCTCGGCGCGGACGGGCTGGTGCTGACGAACAACCACGTGGTCGAAGGCTCCATCGTCGTCCGGGTCACGCTGGCCGGCGGCCGGGTTCACGACGCGAAGGTGCTCGGCTACGACCGTTCCCACGATCTCGCCGTGCTCAAGCTCGCCGGCGTGAGCGGGCTGCCCACCGCGACGCTCGGCGATTCCGGTCAGGTCAAGCCCGGTGACTACGTGCTCGGCGTCGGCAACGCGGGCGGGCAGGGCGGGGAGCCGGCCTCGGCCGTGGGCCGGGTGACCGCGCTCGGCCGGTCGATCGTCGCCCGCGACGCGGAGACCGGTGCCACCGAGACCCTGCACGATCTGATCCAGACCGACGCGCCCGTGCGGCAAGGGGATTCCGGCGGGCCACTCACCGACACCGCCGGCCGGGTGATCGGCGTGAACGTCGCGGGCAGCGCGGGCTACGCGGTCGAAAAGGGTGAGCACGAGAGCTACACCATCCCGATCACGCCCGCCGCGGAGATCGCCGGGCAGATCGCCGCGGGTAAGGAATCCGGCTCCATCCACATCGGACCGAGCGCGTACCTGGGCATGACCGTGAACGAGACCGCCGATGGCGCCGGGGCGATGATCCAGGCGCTGGTCCAGAAGGGCCCGGCGGACGAGGCTGGGCTCAAGGCCGGCCTGCTGGTGGTCGGCGTCGGCGATCAGCCGGTGCGCTCGGCCGCCGATCTGATCGCGCAGATGGACCGGCACCACCCCGGCGAAACGCTGAAGTTCACCATCACCGGGCAGGGCGGGCAGCAGGCCACGGTGTCCGTGCAGGCGGCCAGCGGGCCGATCGGCTGAGCGTGCCCGGCCCGTTTCCGGCAGTTCCGGCCTAGGCTTGTCCCTGGTGGCCGGGGCGCCCGGCCGGGAGGGTGCTCCGGATGGCCGGATGGCGGACCCGTCGTCGGCGGGAAGTGGCCGACGAGGCGCTCGTGCGCTCCCTGTTCGAGGAGCACGGGCGGGCGATGCTCGGCTACGCCACGCGGCTGCTCGGCGATCGCGCCGCGGCCGAGGACGTGGTGCAGGAGGCGCTCGTGCGGGCCTGGCGGAACCCGGACAGCCTGGTCAACGGCCGGGGTTCGGTACGCGGCTGGCTGCTCACCGTGGTGCGCAACCTCGTGATCGACCGGGTCCGGGCGAGTCATGCGCGGCCGGCCGAGGTCGCCGGGGTGCCCGCCGGCATCCCGGTCGAGCACGACCACGCCGACCGCGTGGTCGACTCGATGGTGGTGCTGGCCGCGCTCGACGGGCTCTCCGCCGAGCACCGCGTCGTGCTGGAGCAGATGTACCTGCACGGCCGGAGCGTGGCCGAAGCCGCCGAACTGCTGGGCATTCCGCCCGGCACCGTGAAGTCCCGTTCGTATTACGGGCTGCGGGCGCTGCGGGAGCAGTTCCGCGACGAGCGAGCAGGAGCGGAGGGGATCGCCGGATGAACCGGGATGAGCACGTGGACCTGGCCGGATACCTCACCGGCCTGTTCGGCACGGACGAGCACCGCGCGGCCGAAGCGCATCTGGAGTGCTGCCCGGCCTGCCGGTCGGAGGCGGCGTCCCTGCGCGAGGTGCGGGGAATTCTCGGCGAGCTGCCACCGGAAGCGCTGCTGGTGGGCGCCCCGGAGGACGGGGACCTGCTGCTGAAGCGCACAGTGCACCGGGTGCGGACGGAATCGCGCCGCCGGACCGGGCGAGGCACGCTCGCCGCGGCCGCCGCAGCGGTGGTCGTCGCCGCGATCGGGCTGGGCATCGGCGTGGCCGTGGGCAGTTCGAACAGTCCCACGGCGGTCTCGCCGCCGACCATCGAAGCCCCGGGCATTCGTACTGTGCACGGCGCCTCGGGCGATGCGTCGCTCACCGCGACCATCGCGCCCGCGGCCGGCTGGGTCCGGGTGAACGCCATGGTGACCGGGCTGCCCAGCGGGGAGAAGTGCTTGCTGGTCGTCGAGGACAAGAACGGTGAACGCCAGATCGCGGGCGGCTGGGTGGTCACCGCGGAGAGCGCTCGCGACGGCGCGAGCCTGTACGGCTCGGCCATCGTCGACCCGGCTCAGGTGGCGGCGATCTCCATCGAGAACACCGCGGGCCATCGGTTCGTCCGTGCGGGACTGCCGTGAGTCACCCGAACCGTGCGGCCAGCCACCGGCGGGCGTGCTGCCACGGCTCGCCGGCGGGGTCGATCAACCGGAAGTGGTCGATGTCCGGCAGCTCGACGTAGTCCACTTCGTCGCCTGCTGCGCGCGCCGCCGTCACGTACTCGCGGCTGTGCGCTACCGGTACGCGTACGTCGGCGTCGCCGTGTACGACCAGATGTGGGCAGCCGACTGGCAGCTGCCGAAGCGGTGAGGCGGCGGGATCGTCATCGCGCAGGAACAGTGAGGCCGCGCCTTCGCCGAGTTCCTCCGCCGCACAGCGGGGTACGTCGGTGATTGGGGCCAATGCGACGACGCCGGACAAGCTCTCGGCCTTCCCTGCCAGCAGCGCCAGCTGCCCGCCCGCGGAGTGGCCGATCGCGACAGACGGGGCGCCCGGGGCCGCGGTACGGATCGCGGTGCGTACATCGTCGAAGGTCAGCGGCCACCCGCCCGTGTCGCCGTCGATGCGCCGGTATTCGATGTTCACCACGCGCCAGCCCGCGTCGGTCAAATCGGCGGCCATCGCGTCGAGCTGGTGGAGATCGTGTTTGGCGCGCCACCAGCCGCCGTGCAGCAGGATCGCGGTGCCCTTCTCCGGCGCGGTTCCGTGGAGTTCGGCGAACTGGCTGGGTTCGGCGCCGTAGCGAAGGGTTTCCATCGGCCCATTATCGAGGTACGCCGCCGGTGGCGTGGTGGTTGCAGGGCTGTGAAGGGTCCCTTCACGGACTGCGTCCAGGGTGTCGGCAAAGTCGGTGTGTGGGGCCCTGCGCAGACTGCGGAGGGCTGTGAAGGTCTGTGAAGGGCCCCTTCACGGACCCGGGACAGGTCTGGCGCACAGTGCGAGGTGGTCGCGCGTCTCGAACACCTCCGCTTCGCCTGCTGCCGGGTGCAATAGATCGGGATGGCAGGTGTCGTCTATGATGACGCGACAGCCACGGCTCTCTCTGCTGATCACGGGTCCTCGACCGACTTTGCCGGGACCCTGGCTTCTGAGTCCGTGAAGGACCCCTTCACAGCCAGCGCCTCGTTTGCCTGCCGGGCCGATCTCGCGAATACCGCCTGCGGTCGGGGCGGGTCGCGCTACCGTCGCGGGCATGACCACGCCCGTCGAAGCCTTCCTCCGCGATTACCACGACCGGAATCCGGCCGCGGCGTCCGAGCTGGCGGGAGCAGGGCGGCTGGTGGGGGACGACCGCACGGTGTACGAGGCCTTCGCCGAGTACGTCGGTGAGCCGCGCCGCGTGCTCGACCTCGGCTGTGGGGACGGTTCGCTGCTGGCGGTGCTCGCCGCCCGCGGTGCGGAGACCCTGGCCGGTATCGACCTGTCGCCGGGCCACGTGCGGCGAGCGCTCGTTACCCCCGCGCTGGCGGGCGCGGACGTGCGCACCGGGCGGGCGCAGAAGCTGCCGTTCGGGGATGACGGGTTCGACGCCGTCGTGTCCTTCATGGCGCTGATGCTGATGACCGATGTCGAACAGGTCGTCGCGGAGACGGCGCGGGTGCTCGCCCCCGGCGGCACGTTCGCGATCGGGGTGGGTGGCCCGGGGGAGGGCGCGCTGGCGGTGTTCCCGAAGATCGCGCGCCCGCTGTTCGCCGTGATCCCGGAAGAACGGCGCGTGCCCTCCGGCGGCGATCCGCGTACTCGGACCCGCGAGGGCCTTGACCGGCTCCTCGGCCCGGCCGGATTCGCCCCGGTGGACTGGCACGAGCTGCTGCTCGACGTGTCCGGTCCGCCGGAGCAGGTGTGGCAGACCTGCCACGACACGTACTACCAGATCGATTCGCTTGACGAGACGCAGGTCGCGGGGTTGCGGACGGCGTTCATGGTCGCCACGCGGGACCTGCTGACCGCGGACGGGGTGCTTCCGGCGAAGGCCAGGGTGAACGTGGCGGTCACACGGTTGTCGTGACTGCGGTTGGCCGCGTACTCAGTCGACCGCCGCTCCGAACCACCGGGTCAGCGCGGATCGAAGTGCGTCGACGTCGGGTTCGGTGTCTGAGGAAGCCCAGGCGACGTAGCCATCAGGTCGGACCAGCAATGCCGTGGGCGCGTCCTCGGCGGCGTCCGTGCACACCGTCGTCACTCGGTCCTGCCACGGTTTTCCTGCCGCGGCGAGCTTCGCGCCCGGGGTCAGGTCGAGCAGGATCGGGCGGGCTGCACGCTGTGCCGCGGCGAACGGCTCCGGATCGGTCAAAGTCAGGTCCGGTGCCCAGCGGCCGGTCCACGGATCCGGCGCGTCGCCATACCGGATGTCGTTGCCGGACAACAGATCCGCGAGCTGTTTGCGGACCACGCCGTGGCCGAGCAGCTCCCCGAACAGCGCGCGCAGCTCGGTGACCTCCGGACCCGGCGCGGTCAGCGCTCCCTGCGCCTGGGTGCTCATGACCACCCGGTGGCTGACCGGGCGGCGTTCGGCGTCGTAGCTGTCGAGCAGCCCCGGCGGCGCCCAGCCGTGCACCTCGGCGGCGAGCTTCCAGGCCAGGTTGGCCGCGTCCTGCAGGCCGAGGTTCAGACCGGGGCCGCCGATCGCGGAATGCACGTGGGCCGCGTCGCCGAGCAGGAGCACCCGCCCGGCGCGGAACCGCTCGGCGATCCGGGTGTTGCCCCCGAGCAGCCTGCGCAGCTGGAACGGCCCGGCGCCGGCGGGCGGGGCGAATGGCAGATCGGTGCCCAGCACCCGGCGGATGCTTTCCCGGACCTCGTCCAGCGTCGGTGGCACCTCTTCGGGCGGGGCCGGCACGCCTCGTTCGGAAACATTCACCGACGGCGCGTTCGCATCGAAGGGTGCGTAGGTGAAGACCCCGGTTTCCGTGCGGTAGTGCAGGAACGGCGGGATCCGGTGCCCGGCCGGCCGCAGCCCGCCGGTGGCCGGGTCGATCAGCTCCGGCGGAATCCGGACCTGCGCGCTGCGTGACACCGAATCGTCCCGGGAGACGCCGGGGAACTCGATCCCGGCGAGTTTCCGTACCGTGCTGCGGCCACCGTCCGCGCCGACCAGGTATTCGGCCGTGAGCCGGTAGGGGCCGTCCGGTCCGGTCACCTGCACGGTCACCGAGTCCGCTCCGGCGGTGAATCCGGTGCACTCGTGCCCACGCCGGATTTCGGCACCCAGCTCGGCGGCGTGCCGCGCGAGGACCCGTTCCAGCTCACGCTGCGGCTTCGGCAGGACGTACACCGGGTTGTCCGCCAGGTCCGCGAGATCGAGCCGGAACCCGCCGAAAATGAATCCGGGCACCGGCTTCGGCGCGGCCTCCCCGGTGAGCTGCGCGTAGAGGCCACGGCGGTGCAGCAGCGGCACCACCTGGCCGACGAGGCCGTTCGCGCGGTGTTCCTCCTTGGCGCCGGGCAGCCGTTCGAGCACGACCGGGCGGATCCCGGCCAGGCACAGTTCGGCCGCGAGCAGCAGGCCGTTCGGCCCGCCTCCGGCGATCACGATTTCCGGCATGATTTCCCCCACGGGGTCAGGGCAGCAGCACCTCGGCCAGCTGATCGAAAGCCTGGTGCAGCGCGGTTTCGAACGGAATCGGAGGAGCGGCGCGCAGCCAGCGCAGCATGGCCGCCCGGACCGCGCCCCCGGCGGCAGCCGCGACCAGCATCGGCCGCAGGTCGTGTTCCGGGCCTTCACCGAGGCGCTCGGCGATCGCCTCGGCCAAGGCCTGCTCGGTGGCCGCGCCGGCTTTCAGGAATTCGCCCTGCAGCGCGGGTTCGGCGATCATCAGCCGGACGCCTTGTGTCCACTGTGGATCGGGTTGGCCGCTGTCCGCGGTTTCGCCGCGGTCGCACCGGTACTGGTCGAGCACGGCCTGGCGCAGCGCCGTCCACAGTGGTTCATCGGCGGGGCGGGCACGCAGGTGATCCGCGATGGCCTGCGCCCGGTCGTACTGCCGCGCGGCGATCGCCTCGGCCTTGCTGGAGAAGTAGTTGTTCACGGTGCGCGGCGAAACGCCCGCTTCACCGGCGATGTCGTCGATGGTCACGTTGCCCAGCCCGCGTTCCACGGCGAGCGTGATCGCCGCCCAGGAAATCGCCCGGCGCGTCTCCTGGCGGCGGCGTTCCCGCAGGCTGGGGCGTTCGGTCACGGCTCCGACGCTACGCCTGAATGTGCGTGCCGCGCAATCTTTGCGTGTTGCGCAAGTTAGGGCAGGACGCGGCACAGCGCGGCGAGCGTCCCGGACCAGGCGCTGGCCGAGGGTGTGCCGTAGCCGATGACCAGCGCGTCCCGGTCCGCTTCGACGTCCGGGTGGCGGAACCGGTCGAGGCCGTGCACGGCGAGGTCCTGCCACGCGGAGCCCTGGACGACCGCGCTTTCGTTGCCGGAGGGCAGTTCCACCAGCGCGTGCAGTCCCGCGGACAGGCCGGTCACGGCGGCCTCCGGGCAGTGTTCGGCCAGCGCGGCGACGAGCTGGTCGCGGCGGCGCCGGTAGTGCTGCCGCATCGTGCGGATGTGCCGGTCGTAGGCGCCGGAGGAGAGGAATTCGGCCATCGCGAGCTGGTCCACGGTGCTGCAGTGCAGGTCGTGGTCGCCCTTCGCCTTGGCGACCGCGGGCGCGAGCCGGGGCGGCAGGACGAGCCAGCCCAGCCGCAGTCCCGGGGACAGCGCTTTGCTGGACGTGCCGAGATAGACCACCTGGTCCGGGTCCAGGCCCTGCAACGCGCCGACCGGGCCGCGGTCGTAGCGGAACTCGCCGTCGTAGTCGTCCTCCAGTACCAGGCCGCCGGTGCGCCGGGCCCAGTCGAGCGCGGCCATCCGGCGGTCCGGGTGCAAGGCGACGCCGGTCGGGAACTGGTGGGAGGGCGTGAGCAGTACTGCGCCGGCGCCAGGTAGATCGTCGAGCCGGTCGGTACGCGCGCCGTCGGCGTCGATCGGTACCGGCGGCGTGTGGATCCCGGCAGTCGTGAGTCGGCGTCGGTGTGCGTACAAGCCGTAGGACTCGACGGCGATTTCCGGTGTGCCACGGTGTTTCATTACTTCGGCGAGCAGCAGCAGGCCGTGTGTCACGCCGGAGCAGATGATGACGTGGTCCGGGTGCGTACGCACGCCGCGGGTTCGTGCGAGGTAGCTGGCGAGTTCGGTCCGCAGCTCAGCTCGGCCGCGCGGGCTGGGAAAGCCGAAGGCATCGTCGGGGGCCGCGGCGAGTGCACGTCGTGTTGCTTTCGCCCATTCCACCCGCGGAAAGGTCGACGTATCCGGCAGTCCGGAGCGCAGATCGTGGACGTGCCGATGTCGGGTTGCGGGCCGTGGCGTCGCTTTCGCCGGTGCTGTGGCCGCGTGCGCGGCAACCCGGGTTGCCGCACCCTGCCGGGCAGTGAGCCAGCCTTCGGCGACCAATCCCGCATACGCTTGCGCGACGGTATTGCGGGCTATGCCGAGATCCGCGCCGAGCGTGCGGCTGGACGGCAGTTTCGCGCCCGGAGCCAGCCTCCCGGTGCGGATAGCGTCACGCAAGGCTTCCATCAGGCCTTCGCGCAGCCGGGGGCCGCGCAGGTCAAGATGCAGGTCGTCGCCGGCAGAAGTGGCCCACTGATCGTGCATGGAAATGGACCATAGCAAGAGACCAGTGTTCAGTAGTGTCGGTGCCATGACCACAGACGCCATGACCACGCCAGACGAACGGCTCGCCCCGCACAAGCCCCGCATCAACCTCGCGGAGTTCGCGCACGACGCGTACAAGGCGATGATCCGCCTCGATGCGTCTGTCAGGCGCGGAATCGACCCGACGCTGGCGGAACTGATCAAGATCCGTGCGTCGCAGATCAACCACTGCGCGTTCTGCCTAGATATGCACACCAAGGACGCGCTCGCCGCCGGGGAGACGGTGGAGCGCATCGTGCAGCTGTCCGCGTGGGAGGAGTCGAAGCACTTCTACACCGCGAAGGAGGTCGCCGCGCTGGAGCTGACCGAAGCGATCACCGTGCTCACCGACGGGTTCGTGCCGGACGAGGTCTACGGGCGGGCCGCCGAGGTGTTCGACGAGGCCGAGCTGGCCCACGTGATCGCCGCGATCACCGTGATCAACGCGTGGAACCGTTTCGGGGTCGCCAGCCGCGGCGTGCCCGGCGAGTACCAGCCCGCGCAGCGCTGAGCTTCACAGGCTCCGCAGCAGGCGCAGCGGGTTCTCCACGCAGTCCGCGACGAACCGGAGGAACCCGCCCGCCACGCCGCCGTCGCACACGCGGTGGTCGAAGGCCAGCGTCAGCTCGGTGATCTTGCGCGCGGTCACCTCGCCGTCGACGATCCACGGCCGGTCGATGATCCGGCCCACACCGAGGATCGCGACCTCCGGGTGGTTGATGATCGCGGCCGAACCGTCCACTCCGAACACCCCGTAGTTGTTCAGGGTGAAGGTGCCGCCGGTCAGGTCCACCGGGGCGAGCCCGCCCGCGCGGGCCTGGCCGGTGCGTTCGGCCAGCGCTGCGGACAGTTCTTCGACGCTGTGGGTGTGCGCGTCGCGGACCACCGGGACCACAAGCCCGCGGTCGGTTTGCGTGGCGAATCCGAGGTTGATCGCCTTCGAGAGCACGATTTCGTCACCCTCGAGACGTGAGTTCAGCTCGGGGAACTGTTGCAGGCCCGCCACCGTGAACCGCGCCAGCAGCGCCAGCAGGCTGATCTTCGGGGCCGCCGGGTCGGCGTTGAGCGCGGCGCGCAGCCGCAGGAGTTCGGTGGCGTCGACGTCCACCCACACGGTGGCTTCGGGGATCTCCCGGCGCGAGCGGGTGAGCTTGTCCGCCACCGTCTTGCGCAGGCCCCGCAACGGGATTCGCTGGTCGGCTTCGGTGTTCTGGGTGTGCTTCGGGGTGGGTTTGTCGACGGGGTTTTCGGTGGGCTTTTCGTTGGCTCTGGCGATGGCCCGCTCGACGTCGGCGCGGCTCACGATCCCGTCGGTTCCGGTGCCGGACAGCGT
This Amycolatopsis sulphurea DNA region includes the following protein-coding sequences:
- a CDS encoding S1C family serine protease, whose product is MSENPNAPLGAPWPRPQQVAPPAPAPESAPQPTPPPSPQRRWRIVALVAGLVVLLGLTGFTITRYVLRQPPPPKPPSQPFDIGGAYARVRPGVANVEAVLATGQGVASGTGIVLGADGLVLTNNHVVEGSIVVRVTLAGGRVHDAKVLGYDRSHDLAVLKLAGVSGLPTATLGDSGQVKPGDYVLGVGNAGGQGGEPASAVGRVTALGRSIVARDAETGATETLHDLIQTDAPVRQGDSGGPLTDTAGRVIGVNVAGSAGYAVEKGEHESYTIPITPAAEIAGQIAAGKESGSIHIGPSAYLGMTVNETADGAGAMIQALVQKGPADEAGLKAGLLVVGVGDQPVRSAADLIAQMDRHHPGETLKFTITGQGGQQATVSVQAASGPIG
- a CDS encoding sigma-70 family RNA polymerase sigma factor, with product MAGWRTRRRREVADEALVRSLFEEHGRAMLGYATRLLGDRAAAEDVVQEALVRAWRNPDSLVNGRGSVRGWLLTVVRNLVIDRVRASHARPAEVAGVPAGIPVEHDHADRVVDSMVVLAALDGLSAEHRVVLEQMYLHGRSVAEAAELLGIPPGTVKSRSYYGLRALREQFRDERAGAEGIAG
- a CDS encoding anti-sigma factor family protein, which encodes MNRDEHVDLAGYLTGLFGTDEHRAAEAHLECCPACRSEAASLREVRGILGELPPEALLVGAPEDGDLLLKRTVHRVRTESRRRTGRGTLAAAAAAVVVAAIGLGIGVAVGSSNSPTAVSPPTIEAPGIRTVHGASGDASLTATIAPAAGWVRVNAMVTGLPSGEKCLLVVEDKNGERQIAGGWVVTAESARDGASLYGSAIVDPAQVAAISIENTAGHRFVRAGLP
- a CDS encoding alpha/beta hydrolase family protein, whose protein sequence is METLRYGAEPSQFAELHGTAPEKGTAILLHGGWWRAKHDLHQLDAMAADLTDAGWRVVNIEYRRIDGDTGGWPLTFDDVRTAIRTAAPGAPSVAIGHSAGGQLALLAGKAESLSGVVALAPITDVPRCAAEELGEGAASLFLRDDDPAASPLRQLPVGCPHLVVHGDADVRVPVAHSREYVTAARAAGDEVDYVELPDIDHFRLIDPAGEPWQHARRWLAARFG
- a CDS encoding class I SAM-dependent methyltransferase, with product MTTPVEAFLRDYHDRNPAAASELAGAGRLVGDDRTVYEAFAEYVGEPRRVLDLGCGDGSLLAVLAARGAETLAGIDLSPGHVRRALVTPALAGADVRTGRAQKLPFGDDGFDAVVSFMALMLMTDVEQVVAETARVLAPGGTFAIGVGGPGEGALAVFPKIARPLFAVIPEERRVPSGGDPRTRTREGLDRLLGPAGFAPVDWHELLLDVSGPPEQVWQTCHDTYYQIDSLDETQVAGLRTAFMVATRDLLTADGVLPAKARVNVAVTRLS
- a CDS encoding FAD-dependent monooxygenase; protein product: MPEIVIAGGGPNGLLLAAELCLAGIRPVVLERLPGAKEEHRANGLVGQVVPLLHRRGLYAQLTGEAAPKPVPGFIFGGFRLDLADLADNPVYVLPKPQRELERVLARHAAELGAEIRRGHECTGFTAGADSVTVQVTGPDGPYRLTAEYLVGADGGRSTVRKLAGIEFPGVSRDDSVSRSAQVRIPPELIDPATGGLRPAGHRIPPFLHYRTETGVFTYAPFDANAPSVNVSERGVPAPPEEVPPTLDEVRESIRRVLGTDLPFAPPAGAGPFQLRRLLGGNTRIAERFRAGRVLLLGDAAHVHSAIGGPGLNLGLQDAANLAWKLAAEVHGWAPPGLLDSYDAERRPVSHRVVMSTQAQGALTAPGPEVTELRALFGELLGHGVVRKQLADLLSGNDIRYGDAPDPWTGRWAPDLTLTDPEPFAAAQRAARPILLDLTPGAKLAAAGKPWQDRVTTVCTDAAEDAPTALLVRPDGYVAWASSDTEPDVDALRSALTRWFGAAVD
- a CDS encoding TetR family transcriptional regulator; amino-acid sequence: MTERPSLRERRRQETRRAISWAAITLAVERGLGNVTIDDIAGEAGVSPRTVNNYFSSKAEAIAARQYDRAQAIADHLRARPADEPLWTALRQAVLDQYRCDRGETADSGQPDPQWTQGVRLMIAEPALQGEFLKAGAATEQALAEAIAERLGEGPEHDLRPMLVAAAAGGAVRAAMLRWLRAAPPIPFETALHQAFDQLAEVLLP
- a CDS encoding PLP-dependent aminotransferase family protein translates to MHDQWATSAGDDLHLDLRGPRLREGLMEALRDAIRTGRLAPGAKLPSSRTLGADLGIARNTVAQAYAGLVAEGWLTARQGAATRVAAHAATAPAKATPRPATRHRHVHDLRSGLPDTSTFPRVEWAKATRRALAAAPDDAFGFPSPRGRAELRTELASYLARTRGVRTHPDHVIICSGVTHGLLLLAEVMKHRGTPEIAVESYGLYAHRRRLTTAGIHTPPVPIDADGARTDRLDDLPGAGAVLLTPSHQFPTGVALHPDRRMAALDWARRTGGLVLEDDYDGEFRYDRGPVGALQGLDPDQVVYLGTSSKALSPGLRLGWLVLPPRLAPAVAKAKGDHDLHCSTVDQLAMAEFLSSGAYDRHIRTMRQHYRRRRDQLVAALAEHCPEAAVTGLSAGLHALVELPSGNESAVVQGSAWQDLAVHGLDRFRHPDVEADRDALVIGYGTPSASAWSGTLAALCRVLP
- a CDS encoding carboxymuconolactone decarboxylase family protein, producing MTTDAMTTPDERLAPHKPRINLAEFAHDAYKAMIRLDASVRRGIDPTLAELIKIRASQINHCAFCLDMHTKDALAAGETVERIVQLSAWEESKHFYTAKEVAALELTEAITVLTDGFVPDEVYGRAAEVFDEAELAHVIAAITVINAWNRFGVASRGVPGEYQPAQR
- a CDS encoding dihydrolipoamide acetyltransferase family protein; amino-acid sequence: MAVFKLPDLGEGLTEAEIVTWHVAVGDTVAVDQTVVEVETAKASVEVPVPFAGRVATLHGAAGEVLTVGRPLITVEEAANFVEPGVVSPEGSGNVLIGYGTPAAQARRGRRGRARQAPAAPSTSDRVRVISPLVRQLVRKSGVDLRTLSGTGTDGIVSRADVERAIARANEKPTENPVDKPTPKHTQNTEADQRIPLRGLRKTVADKLTRSRREIPEATVWVDVDATELLRLRAALNADPAAPKISLLALLARFTVAGLQQFPELNSRLEGDEIVLSKAINLGFATQTDRGLVVPVVRDAHTHSVEELSAALAERTGQARAGGLAPVDLTGGTFTLNNYGVFGVDGSAAIINHPEVAILGVGRIIDRPWIVDGEVTARKITELTLAFDHRVCDGGVAGGFLRFVADCVENPLRLLRSL